A window of the Harmonia axyridis chromosome 5, icHarAxyr1.1, whole genome shotgun sequence genome harbors these coding sequences:
- the LOC123680135 gene encoding acyl-CoA-binding protein homolog has product MSADAKFNTAVEDVRKLKSKPSDNDLLELYALFKQATVGDNTTTRPGMLDLKGKAKWDAWTKQKGVSADTAKEQYVAKVSSLIDTIGLQ; this is encoded by the exons atGTCTGCCGATGCG AAATTCAACACTGCTGTAGAAGATGTCAGGAAATTGAAATCCAAACCATCTGACAATGATCTCTTGGAACTGTACGCTTTGTTCAAGCAAGCTACAGTTGGTGACAACACTACCA CTCGCCCTGGTATGTTGGACCTGAAAGGAAAAGCCAAATGGGATGCTTGGACCAAACAAAAAGGAGTGTCTGCAGATACCGCCAAAGAGCAATATGTTGCTAAGGTCAGTTCTCTGATTGACACTATTGGTCTACAATAA